In a genomic window of Salvelinus fontinalis isolate EN_2023a chromosome 7, ASM2944872v1, whole genome shotgun sequence:
- the LOC129858950 gene encoding TLC domain-containing protein 4-B-like yields the protein MDLFSQLILVILVTSFLSFQWLFHRVSPWVSPRVSPGFLLLADQQKVEWNSRTVSTLHALVVGFFCLYILLFDDAVNEDPVWGDPTLVKINVGMTTGYLISDLLLIFYYWKAIGDKFFVVHHLAALYAYYYVLGHGMLPYFANFRLLAEFSTPCVNQRWFFEVLGYPKSSKPNIANGMAMALVFFLVRIAVMPLYYSRMWSVYGTEAFYRIPPEGRAAWIISSVSLDVMNVMWMHKIARGCYKVMCSARRHTVETRENGKTD from the exons ATGGACCTGTTCAGCCAGCTGATCCTAGTCATCTTGGTCACCAGTTTCCTCTCCTTCCAGTGGCTCTTCCATCGGGTCAGTCCCTGGGTCTCCCCCCGCGTCAGTCCTGGCTTCCTACTCCTGGCAGACCAGCAGAAAGTGGAATGGAACTCAAG GACGGTGTCCACACTTCATGCCCTGGTGGTGGGGTTCTTCTGCCTCTACATCCTGCTGTTCGACGACGCCGTCAATGAAGACCCTGTCTG GGGAGATCCCACACTTGTGAAGATAAATGTTGGCATGACAACAGGCTACCTCATATCTG ATCTGCTGCTAATATTTTACTATTGGAAGGCGATAGGCGACAAGTTTTTTGTAGTGCACCACCTTGCTGCGCTGTATGCTTACTACTATGTACTG GGACACGGAATGTTGCCTTATTTTGCTAACTTCCGTCTGCTTGCAGAGTTCTCCACGCCGTGTGTGAACCAGCG GTGGTTCTTTGAAGTGTTAGGTTACCCCAAGTCCTCCAAGCCCAACATCGCTAACGGAATGGCCATGGCTCTGGTCTTCTTCCTGGTTCGCATCGCCGTCATGCCCCTCTACTACAGCCGCATGTGGTCCGTGTACGGCACCGAAGCCTTTTACCGCATCCCGCCGGAAGGCCGTGCTGCCTGGATCATCTCCAGCGTCTCGCTGGATGTCATGAACGTCATGTGGATGCATAAGATCGCCCGCGGCTGCTACAAGGTCATGTGCTCGGCCCGACGGCACACAGTGGAGACACGAGAGAATGGAAAGACTGACTAA